Proteins from a single region of Crassaminicella profunda:
- a CDS encoding 4-hydroxybutyrate dehydrogenase, protein MKFFKLPTQIHKFNDFKTFAEEFQIGENDLVLTHQFLFDPFMKALDLKADFIMQEKYGVGEPSDEMIDEILAEVVDKPYKRIIAIGGGSVIDIAKLLIFKDGKNALDMFEKRIDFIKDKELIIVPTTCGTGSEVTNISIAEIKSKHTKMGLAIDELYADYAVLVPELIKGLPYKFFVFSSIDALIHAIESYVSPNANDFTQMISVKAIEMLLKGYIEIIEKGEDYRQELLEDFAVASNYAGIAFGNTGVGAVHALSYPLGGTYHVPHGEANYQFFTEVFKTYNRIDPNGKIKALNTFLASLLNVDETEVYDAIEKVLDKLLSKKALKEYGMKEEEIESFTDSVLEKQQRLLANNYVPLSREEILNIYKNLY, encoded by the coding sequence ATGAAATTTTTTAAATTACCAACACAAATCCATAAATTTAATGATTTTAAAACTTTTGCAGAAGAATTCCAAATTGGAGAAAATGATTTAGTACTTACCCATCAATTCCTTTTTGATCCTTTTATGAAAGCATTAGACTTAAAAGCAGATTTTATCATGCAAGAAAAGTATGGTGTAGGTGAACCATCTGATGAAATGATCGATGAAATTTTAGCAGAAGTAGTTGATAAACCATATAAAAGAATTATTGCAATCGGTGGAGGCTCAGTAATCGATATTGCAAAACTATTAATCTTTAAAGATGGTAAAAACGCATTAGATATGTTTGAAAAGAGAATTGATTTCATAAAAGATAAAGAATTAATCATTGTACCTACAACTTGTGGAACAGGAAGTGAAGTAACAAATATTTCTATTGCTGAAATCAAATCAAAGCATACAAAGATGGGTCTTGCCATTGATGAATTATATGCTGATTATGCAGTACTTGTTCCAGAACTAATAAAGGGTCTTCCATACAAATTCTTTGTATTTAGTTCAATTGACGCGTTAATTCATGCTATTGAATCTTATGTATCACCAAATGCAAATGACTTTACACAAATGATCAGTGTAAAAGCCATTGAAATGCTTTTAAAAGGATATATAGAGATTATTGAAAAAGGTGAAGATTACCGTCAAGAATTATTAGAAGATTTTGCAGTTGCCAGTAACTATGCAGGAATCGCTTTTGGAAATACAGGAGTTGGAGCTGTACATGCGCTGTCGTATCCATTAGGAGGTACTTATCATGTTCCTCATGGAGAAGCAAACTATCAGTTCTTTACAGAAGTATTTAAAACTTATAACCGAATAGATCCTAATGGGAAAATCAAAGCGTTAAATACTTTCTTAGCCTCTCTATTAAATGTAGATGAAACTGAAGTATATGATGCTATTGAAAAAGTACTTGACAAGCTTTTAAGTAAAAAAGCTTTAAAAGAATATGGTATGAAGGAAGAAGAAATTGAAAGCTTTACAGATAGTGTACTTGAAAAGCAACAAAGGCTTCTTGCAAACAATTATGTTCCACTTTCAAGAGAAGAAATCTTAAATATCTATAAGAATTTATATTAA
- a CDS encoding DUF6873 family GME fold protein, protein MNEKFLDTPFLPQRHVKVALVDGRVSHNFMNNLKSMGINIIKTPCCKELYGAISYHPDILLHPIKGKDVVVAPNVYDPLAKLLEKYGLNVIKGETTLRRNYPDNIAYNIARVSNFAIHNLKYTDKSTLKLLEENQIELIHVKQGYSKCSICIVNERAIITSDRGIAKTVEKYGIDPLVIAPGYIDLPGIEYGFIGGISGLIGKNKIAFSGFLSYHPDYDRILKFLAKYEVEPVFLENKQPIDIGSIIPVLEMAY, encoded by the coding sequence ATGAATGAAAAATTTTTAGATACTCCCTTTTTGCCTCAACGTCATGTTAAAGTAGCGCTTGTAGATGGTCGTGTATCCCATAACTTTATGAATAATTTAAAAAGTATGGGTATAAATATAATAAAGACACCTTGTTGCAAAGAACTATATGGTGCAATCTCCTATCATCCAGATATATTGTTGCATCCTATAAAAGGAAAAGATGTGGTTGTAGCACCAAATGTTTATGATCCTTTAGCAAAGCTTCTTGAAAAATATGGATTGAATGTAATAAAAGGAGAAACAACTTTAAGAAGGAACTATCCAGATAATATTGCATATAATATAGCAAGAGTTTCTAATTTTGCTATACATAATTTAAAATATACCGATAAATCTACATTAAAATTACTTGAAGAGAACCAAATAGAGTTGATTCATGTGAAACAAGGATATTCAAAATGTTCAATCTGTATTGTGAATGAAAGAGCCATCATTACATCTGATAGAGGCATTGCAAAAACAGTAGAAAAATATGGAATAGACCCTTTAGTAATAGCACCTGGATACATAGATCTGCCAGGAATTGAATATGGATTTATTGGAGGAATTTCAGGGCTTATTGGGAAAAATAAAATAGCTTTTTCAGGATTTTTATCTTATCATCCTGATTATGATAGAATTTTGAAATTTTTAGCAAAATATGAAGTAGAACCAGTATTTCTAGAAAATAAGCAACCAATAGATATTGGCTCTATCATACCTGTTTTAGAAATGGCATATTAA
- the ytxC gene encoding putative sporulation protein YtxC: MTLMTIILNECWKDIYNRLDHEMDFFLKDGIIIDKNIEKIGRETYISYSVEETCLKYYTIDEFEHIFKYYIANIFSEIIIHDMEEKMAYDILSNEYDYFGLQERKAILKHFNNIQKDEMYKYEKGSSCTISRRTKIVQQMMDYFIENDVIHLEGFLRFRLRSYIEELENSIDRAVEDFLMEKEYNEFIRLLRYFVDIQEAKIDTVNVLMTEDGNYQLYDDKNKMIKNEYLEDLALEMADKDISYDDLLISSLITLAPKKIIIHFSTNSSKKEIIDTIQNVFSDRVYICTESNLCGSIHNLKQE, translated from the coding sequence ATGACTTTAATGACAATAATACTCAATGAATGTTGGAAAGATATTTACAATAGATTAGATCATGAAATGGATTTTTTTTTAAAAGATGGTATCATCATAGATAAAAATATTGAAAAGATAGGAAGAGAAACATACATTAGTTATTCTGTGGAAGAAACTTGTTTAAAATATTATACAATAGATGAGTTTGAACACATTTTTAAATATTATATAGCAAATATTTTTTCAGAGATTATTATTCATGATATGGAAGAAAAAATGGCTTATGATATTTTGTCTAATGAATATGATTATTTTGGTTTACAAGAAAGGAAGGCGATTCTTAAACATTTTAATAATATACAGAAAGATGAAATGTACAAATATGAAAAAGGGAGCAGTTGTACCATTAGTAGAAGAACTAAAATAGTGCAGCAAATGATGGATTATTTCATAGAAAATGATGTAATTCATTTGGAAGGTTTTCTTCGATTTAGATTAAGAAGCTATATTGAAGAGTTGGAAAATAGTATAGATAGAGCAGTAGAAGATTTTTTAATGGAAAAGGAGTATAACGAGTTTATAAGACTTTTAAGATATTTTGTAGATATTCAAGAAGCAAAAATAGATACAGTAAATGTACTTATGACAGAAGATGGAAATTATCAGCTTTACGATGATAAAAACAAAATGATAAAGAATGAATATCTTGAAGACTTGGCACTTGAGATGGCAGACAAGGATATAAGTTATGATGATTTATTAATCAGTTCTTTGATTACCTTGGCACCCAAAAAAATTATTATTCACTTTTCAACAAATTCTTCCAAAAAGGAAATTATAGATACAATTCAAAATGTTTTTTCAGATAGAGTATACATTTGCACGGAATCTAATCTATGTGGATCTATTCATAATCTTAAACAAGAGTAG
- a CDS encoding DUF445 domain-containing protein, with amino-acid sequence MKLFILAAVGSIIGWITNVLAIKFIFRPLEPIHVPLFNMKIQGLIPKRKAELAQSVGEIVETELISMEEIIDKFVEDENKSEIIFNIKRKIKKIVDEKLPSFIPSAFKGMIEEYIDEIIDKEADKAITELTEKMIHRATEKVKIAEIIEEKINDFELEKLEEIVLRIAKKELKHIEILGAIIGCVIGLIQGIVILIP; translated from the coding sequence ATGAAATTATTTATTTTGGCAGCAGTAGGATCAATCATTGGATGGATTACCAATGTATTAGCAATTAAATTTATTTTTAGACCTTTAGAGCCCATACATGTGCCTTTATTTAATATGAAGATACAAGGATTGATTCCTAAAAGGAAAGCAGAACTTGCCCAAAGTGTAGGAGAAATTGTAGAAACAGAGCTTATATCTATGGAAGAAATTATCGATAAATTTGTTGAAGATGAAAATAAAAGCGAAATCATCTTTAATATTAAAAGAAAAATAAAAAAAATTGTAGATGAGAAACTTCCAAGCTTTATTCCCAGTGCGTTTAAAGGAATGATTGAGGAATATATTGATGAGATTATTGATAAAGAAGCAGATAAAGCTATTACTGAATTAACAGAAAAGATGATACATAGGGCTACAGAAAAAGTAAAGATTGCTGAAATTATTGAGGAGAAAATCAATGATTTTGAACTGGAGAAATTAGAAGAAATAGTACTTCGTATTGCTAAAAAAGAATTAAAGCATATAGAAATTTTAGGCGCTATTATTGGATGTGTAATAGGCCTTATTCAGGGGATTGTTATACTTATACCATAA
- the thrS gene encoding threonine--tRNA ligase encodes MEQVKITLKDGSEKVCKKGITILEIAKEISGRLAKEAVAGEVDGKVVGLSYAIEQDSELNILKFDDEGAQEVFRHTSSHILAQAVKRLFPNTKLAIGPAIDNGFYYDFDSEHRFTESDLEKIEKEMKKIVSENLELERFELPREEAIKYMKEREEGYKVELIEDLPEDAVISFYKQGDFVDLCAGPHLVSTKSVKAIKLLSLAGAYWRGDEKREMLQRIYGTSFPKQKLLEEHLNRLEEAKKRDHRKIGKELKLFTILEEGPGFPFFLPKGTQLKNTLMDYWRDVHRKWGYVEVETPIILNKKLWETSGHWYHYKENMYTLKIDEEDYAIKPMNCPGGMLVYKTDMHSYRDFPIRMGEVGRVHRHELSGALHGLMRVRAFTQDDAHIFMLPEQIKDEIKGVAKLIDEVYTRFGFKYNVELSTRPEDSMGTDEEWEMAESSLKAALEESGLPYKLNEGDGAFYGPKIDFHLEDCIGRTWQCGTIQLDFQLPQRFDLTYVGKDGEKHRPVVIHRVAFGSIERFIGILIEQFAGKFPTWLAPVQVKVLPIADKFMDYAQKIVETMKENGIYVELDDRNEKIGYKIREAQLEKVPYMIIVGEKEQESNTISVRSRDEGELGSQEIESFINKVKEEIKNRTL; translated from the coding sequence ATGGAACAAGTAAAAATAACATTAAAAGATGGATCAGAAAAGGTCTGTAAAAAAGGAATAACAATACTTGAAATTGCAAAAGAAATTAGTGGAAGACTTGCAAAAGAAGCAGTAGCAGGAGAAGTAGATGGTAAGGTTGTAGGTCTAAGCTATGCAATTGAACAAGACTCTGAATTAAATATTTTAAAATTTGATGATGAAGGGGCACAAGAAGTTTTTAGACATACAAGTTCTCATATTTTAGCACAAGCTGTAAAAAGATTATTTCCTAATACAAAACTTGCAATAGGACCAGCTATTGACAATGGATTTTACTATGATTTTGATTCAGAACATAGATTTACAGAAAGTGATCTAGAAAAAATTGAAAAAGAAATGAAAAAAATAGTTAGTGAGAATCTAGAATTAGAAAGATTTGAATTGCCTCGTGAAGAAGCAATTAAGTATATGAAGGAAAGAGAAGAAGGGTATAAAGTAGAATTAATTGAAGATTTACCAGAGGATGCAGTAATTTCTTTTTATAAGCAAGGGGATTTTGTGGACCTTTGTGCAGGACCACATCTAGTGAGTACAAAGTCAGTAAAAGCAATAAAATTATTAAGTCTTGCAGGTGCTTATTGGCGTGGAGATGAGAAAAGAGAAATGCTTCAAAGAATCTATGGTACATCTTTCCCTAAACAAAAATTATTAGAAGAACATTTAAATAGATTAGAGGAAGCGAAGAAAAGAGATCATAGAAAAATAGGAAAAGAATTAAAATTATTTACAATCCTTGAAGAAGGACCAGGATTTCCATTCTTCTTACCAAAGGGAACACAGCTTAAAAATACTTTGATGGACTATTGGAGAGATGTTCATAGAAAATGGGGATATGTTGAGGTAGAAACTCCTATTATATTAAATAAAAAGTTATGGGAGACTTCTGGACATTGGTATCATTATAAAGAAAATATGTATACTTTAAAAATTGATGAAGAAGATTATGCCATAAAGCCTATGAATTGTCCAGGTGGAATGCTTGTATATAAAACAGATATGCATTCTTATAGAGATTTTCCTATTAGAATGGGTGAAGTAGGAAGAGTTCATAGACATGAATTATCTGGTGCTCTTCATGGACTTATGAGAGTTAGAGCTTTCACACAAGATGATGCACATATCTTTATGCTTCCAGAACAGATTAAAGATGAAATCAAGGGAGTAGCAAAATTAATCGATGAAGTTTATACAAGATTTGGATTCAAATATAATGTAGAATTATCTACAAGACCAGAAGATTCAATGGGTACAGATGAAGAATGGGAAATGGCGGAAAGTTCATTAAAAGCTGCATTAGAAGAATCAGGATTGCCTTATAAATTAAATGAAGGAGATGGCGCATTCTACGGACCAAAGATTGACTTCCATCTAGAAGATTGTATTGGTAGAACATGGCAGTGTGGTACCATTCAACTTGATTTCCAATTACCACAAAGATTCGATTTGACATATGTTGGAAAAGACGGAGAAAAACATAGACCTGTAGTCATCCATAGAGTTGCCTTTGGTAGTATTGAAAGATTTATAGGTATATTGATAGAGCAGTTTGCTGGAAAGTTCCCAACTTGGTTAGCACCTGTTCAAGTAAAAGTGCTTCCTATTGCTGATAAATTTATGGATTATGCACAAAAAATTGTAGAAACAATGAAAGAAAATGGGATATATGTGGAACTAGATGATCGAAATGAAAAAATTGGATATAAAATTCGTGAAGCTCAATTAGAAAAAGTTCCTTATATGATTATTGTTGGAGAAAAAGAACAAGAGTCAAATACGATATCTGTTCGTTCAAGAGATGAAGGAGAACTTGGTAGTCAAGAAATTGAAAGTTTCATAAACAAAGTAAAAGAAGAAATTAAAAATAGAACATTATAA
- a CDS encoding ATP-dependent metallopeptidase FtsH/Yme1/Tma family protein, with product MKLEKSPQLEPVHIKMEKDDKQNNNTNKPAVRFNDVAGLDEVKEELFEIIDFIKNPTKYHKMGATIPKGILFYGPPGTGKTLLAQALAGETDSSFFPTSGSEFVEKYVGVGAKRVRTLFEKAKKASPSVIFVDEIDAIGAKRTSESNNEKDQTLNQLLIEMDGFHSEQTILVIGATNRLDLLDEALLRPGRFDRHMFIGNPDLHAREEILLVHTKNKPIASSVNIKELAQRTHGMSGAHLSNIANEAAILAVRSNKKDIGINEFNEAIEKVIAGLQRKNAVILDKEKRKVSFHEAGHALMGKILNCDLVSKVSIVPRGEALGYVMYAPEEDRYLTTTSELKNKIKVLLGGRCAEQIIFGEVSTGARDDLQKANTIAYQMVCEYGMSNLKNRVFEPTLIKNCYPLIDGEIKGIIDGCYKEAFVTLESNTDLLSSIANELYKKETLTGEELENILKLHEKKCSLNI from the coding sequence ATGAAATTAGAAAAATCTCCTCAACTAGAGCCTGTTCACATAAAAATGGAAAAAGATGATAAACAAAATAACAATACTAACAAACCTGCTGTTCGTTTCAATGATGTTGCTGGACTTGATGAAGTAAAAGAAGAATTATTTGAAATCATTGACTTCATTAAGAATCCTACTAAATATCATAAAATGGGAGCTACCATTCCTAAAGGAATTTTATTTTATGGTCCTCCTGGAACAGGAAAAACATTGCTTGCACAAGCTCTTGCTGGGGAAACTGACTCTAGTTTTTTCCCTACTAGCGGTTCTGAATTCGTTGAAAAATATGTTGGTGTAGGAGCCAAAAGAGTAAGAACGCTTTTTGAAAAGGCAAAAAAAGCTTCTCCAAGTGTCATATTTGTAGACGAGATAGATGCCATCGGTGCTAAAAGGACCTCTGAAAGTAATAATGAAAAGGATCAAACCTTAAACCAACTACTCATAGAAATGGATGGTTTTCACTCAGAACAAACAATTCTTGTAATTGGTGCAACAAACCGATTAGATCTTTTAGATGAAGCGCTCTTAAGACCTGGTAGATTTGACCGGCACATGTTTATAGGAAATCCTGATTTACATGCAAGAGAAGAAATTCTTTTGGTTCATACAAAAAACAAACCTATTGCCTCTAGTGTAAATATAAAAGAATTGGCTCAAAGAACTCACGGCATGTCAGGAGCTCACCTGTCTAACATTGCCAATGAAGCTGCAATACTAGCTGTAAGGAGCAATAAAAAAGACATTGGCATCAATGAATTCAATGAAGCCATCGAAAAGGTTATTGCAGGCCTTCAAAGAAAAAATGCTGTTATTCTAGATAAAGAAAAACGAAAAGTATCCTTTCATGAGGCTGGTCATGCTTTGATGGGAAAAATACTGAATTGTGATCTGGTTTCAAAAGTATCTATTGTTCCAAGGGGCGAAGCTCTAGGTTATGTTATGTATGCTCCTGAAGAAGATCGCTATTTAACCACAACCAGTGAACTTAAAAATAAAATAAAAGTTTTATTAGGCGGTAGATGTGCAGAACAAATTATTTTTGGAGAGGTTTCAACAGGTGCAAGAGATGATTTACAAAAAGCAAACACCATTGCTTATCAAATGGTTTGTGAATATGGTATGAGTAATTTAAAAAACCGTGTATTTGAACCTACCTTAATAAAAAACTGTTATCCTTTAATTGATGGAGAAATAAAAGGGATAATAGATGGATGCTATAAAGAGGCATTTGTAACCTTAGAGAGTAATACAGATTTACTATCCTCCATCGCTAATGAACTCTATAAAAAAGAAACCCTTACTGGAGAAGAATTAGAAAATATTTTAAAACTTCATGAAAAAAAATGTAGCCTAAATATATAA